From Bacteroidota bacterium, a single genomic window includes:
- a CDS encoding TonB-dependent receptor, whose amino-acid sequence MRLSTTLSSAFWMLWLLALAPLAMAQPGGRHCNHTVFGVVTDSETLEPLVYAKVYFKSKNKGAVTGLNGEYQIDGLCDGPDTLTVSHIGCGQQDYEVIIEENTHFDIQLPHSQSHLDTVHIHDKHADPKPTQAESSLSGKDLDKVAGKSLGEAMKEIAGVNALQTGPSIFKPMIHGMHSNRIVILNNGVRQESQQWGSEHAPEIDPFTATKLSVIKGANSVRYGPDAIAGVVLVEPGPLPDSAGVKGGLHFVGSSNGWMGATAAMVEGRFKGLMPLAWRLQGSVKRGGNVHTPDYVLANTGLREANYSATVGWSKERYGIEAFYSHFSNDLAIFAGSHIGNLTDLQTAIASDTPLVHGTFTYKIGRPSQHIVHDLVKVKAWMETGHVGNLTATFAFQHNLRQEFDNHRSAANTPNAAQLHYEISTLSGDIVWEHHKFKDFKGSFGLTGQTQVNRYEGFFFIPNFQNFNIGPFWIERLVKLRWELEAGIRFDKRWNQIWMWQGGEIISPKKSWQNFSGSLGGLVRVDEHLSLHGNVGTAWRPPTMNELYSKGLHHGAASYEIGDSTLGPEQALNSTLSMQYKAHEHFSGEVGVYYNHINDFIYQEPTQPATLTIRGAFPTFVYKQVDARFVGLDAAFGWQISHHWRWNGKVSMVRVQNLTLDLPMINMPADRFDSGLSFEFHGGKYVHSPVLSVSGVYVRQQNRFPEGVDYANPPAAWALLNAEASATLVFGRLALDVSLGGYNLTNARYREYLNRFRYYADEMGRNYSLRIKIPISFSKQLIPESI is encoded by the coding sequence TCACCGACAGCGAAACGTTGGAGCCATTGGTGTATGCCAAGGTTTATTTCAAGTCCAAAAACAAAGGCGCTGTCACTGGTTTGAACGGCGAATATCAGATCGACGGGCTCTGTGACGGGCCCGATACCCTCACCGTTTCCCATATCGGTTGCGGTCAACAGGACTATGAAGTCATCATCGAGGAAAATACCCACTTTGACATTCAGCTTCCGCATAGTCAGAGCCATTTGGACACGGTACACATTCATGACAAACACGCCGACCCGAAACCGACGCAGGCGGAATCATCGTTGAGCGGCAAGGACCTCGACAAGGTTGCAGGCAAGTCGCTTGGTGAGGCAATGAAGGAAATTGCAGGCGTGAATGCGCTTCAAACAGGTCCCTCGATCTTCAAACCGATGATTCACGGAATGCACAGCAACCGTATCGTGATACTCAACAACGGCGTGCGTCAAGAAAGTCAGCAATGGGGCAGCGAACATGCGCCGGAAATCGACCCCTTCACCGCCACCAAATTGTCCGTAATCAAGGGCGCCAATAGTGTGCGCTACGGGCCCGATGCGATCGCGGGCGTTGTTTTGGTGGAACCGGGGCCGCTTCCCGATTCGGCAGGAGTCAAAGGTGGGCTTCATTTTGTCGGATCGAGCAACGGATGGATGGGTGCCACGGCTGCCATGGTCGAAGGGCGATTCAAAGGTCTGATGCCCCTCGCTTGGCGGCTCCAAGGTTCGGTCAAGCGCGGTGGCAATGTGCATACGCCCGACTATGTGCTCGCAAATACCGGCTTGCGCGAGGCAAATTATAGCGCAACCGTTGGCTGGAGCAAGGAAAGATACGGCATCGAAGCCTTCTACAGCCATTTCAGCAACGATCTGGCCATTTTTGCGGGCTCACATATCGGCAATTTGACCGACCTGCAGACTGCCATTGCAAGCGATACCCCATTGGTGCATGGGACCTTTACTTACAAGATCGGCAGGCCTTCGCAGCATATCGTGCACGACTTGGTCAAGGTCAAGGCTTGGATGGAAACCGGGCATGTCGGCAATCTCACCGCCACATTCGCCTTCCAGCACAATCTGCGGCAGGAATTTGACAATCACCGTTCGGCAGCTAACACCCCTAATGCCGCGCAATTGCATTATGAAATCAGTACCCTTTCCGGGGACATCGTTTGGGAACACCACAAATTCAAAGACTTCAAGGGCAGTTTCGGGCTCACCGGGCAGACACAGGTCAATCGCTACGAGGGCTTTTTCTTCATTCCCAACTTCCAGAATTTCAACATCGGGCCGTTTTGGATCGAACGGTTGGTCAAGTTGCGCTGGGAACTTGAAGCGGGAATCCGATTTGACAAACGCTGGAACCAAATTTGGATGTGGCAAGGCGGTGAAATCATTTCTCCGAAAAAATCCTGGCAGAACTTCAGTGGCAGCCTCGGCGGGCTCGTGCGTGTGGATGAGCACTTGAGTCTTCATGGAAACGTCGGGACAGCTTGGCGTCCTCCGACGATGAATGAGCTGTACAGCAAGGGGTTGCACCATGGTGCGGCAAGCTACGAGATCGGAGACAGTACACTTGGTCCCGAGCAAGCATTGAATAGCACGCTGTCGATGCAGTACAAAGCCCACGAGCATTTCTCCGGCGAAGTGGGGGTCTACTATAATCACATCAATGATTTCATTTACCAGGAACCCACACAGCCGGCCACATTGACCATTCGCGGCGCTTTTCCAACCTTTGTATACAAGCAAGTGGATGCACGTTTTGTGGGGTTGGATGCGGCTTTTGGCTGGCAGATTTCCCACCATTGGCGTTGGAATGGCAAGGTTTCCATGGTCAGGGTGCAGAATCTGACGCTCGATTTGCCCATGATCAACATGCCCGCCGACCGATTTGATTCAGGTTTGAGCTTCGAATTTCACGGTGGCAAGTACGTTCACTCCCCGGTGTTGAGCGTTTCGGGTGTGTATGTGCGCCAACAAAACCGCTTTCCCGAGGGTGTGGACTATGCGAATCCGCCTGCGGCTTGGGCATTGTTGAATGCCGAGGCTTCGGCAACCTTGGTATTCGGTAGGCTTGCCCTGGACGTGAGCCTCGGCGGATACAACCTCACGAATGCCCGATACCGTGAGTATTTGAACCGTTTCCGGTACTATGCCGACGAGATGGGGCGCAACTATTCCCTTCGAATCAAGATTCCAATTTCATTTTCAAAGCAACTTATTCCAGAATCAATATGA